The Nitrospirales bacterium genome includes a window with the following:
- a CDS encoding YciI family protein has protein sequence MKFAIIGYDGPDGSTKRPEHRPAHLERLEALAKQGRLVLAGPFSDATGSLVVIEADSLEEAEAFAQEDPYTIHGIFHQVEVHPFKQVLPEEPTGR, from the coding sequence ATGAAATTTGCGATAATCGGGTACGACGGCCCTGATGGGTCGACAAAAAGACCAGAACACCGGCCTGCCCACCTTGAGAGACTTGAGGCATTGGCCAAACAGGGACGCCTTGTGCTTGCGGGACCTTTTTCGGATGCCACGGGGAGCCTTGTCGTAATCGAAGCCGATTCGCTAGAAGAGGCCGAAGCTTTCGCCCAGGAAGATCCCTACACGATCCACGGAATTTTCCACCAGGTTGAAGTGCATCCGTTCAAACAAGTCCTTCCCGAAGAACCAACCGGTCGATAG
- a CDS encoding DUF2203 domain-containing protein: MHNPEDPQENERIFTLEEANSLIPQLEQLWGRIKEGKIILVETREEIQKASAHAHLGGGSLVGPQYIQALKDINESLHTIHELGVIVKDVDIGLCDFPYLLDGKIVYLCWKIGEEKISWWHETTSGYAGRQVLPENSSS, translated from the coding sequence ATGCATAACCCAGAAGACCCTCAGGAAAACGAAAGAATATTTACTCTCGAAGAAGCCAATAGCCTCATCCCCCAACTTGAACAATTATGGGGCCGCATAAAAGAAGGCAAAATCATTCTCGTCGAGACCCGTGAGGAAATTCAAAAGGCTAGTGCCCACGCTCACTTAGGTGGCGGAAGTCTTGTCGGTCCCCAGTACATTCAGGCACTCAAGGACATCAATGAAAGCCTGCACACCATTCACGAATTGGGTGTGATCGTGAAAGATGTCGATATTGGACTTTGTGATTTTCCCTATTTGCTCGACGGAAAAATCGTGTACCTCTGCTGGAAAATCGGCGAAGAGAAAATTTCCTGGTGGCATGAAACGACGAGCGGCTATGCCGGTCGACAGGTTTTACCTGAAAACAGTAGCTCCTAA
- the rho gene encoding transcription termination factor Rho, translating into MHLAELKQKTIGELNELARELKIDGAPNLRKQELIFSILQGQTEKNGVIFGEGVLETLSDGFGFLRAPDSNYLPGPDDIYISPSQIRRFNLRTGDIVSGQIRPPKEGERYFALLKVEKINYDDPEVQRDKILFDNLTPLYPEERINLEFDPEEYCTRVMELTTPIGKGQRGLIVAAPRTGKTMLLQAMARAILSNHSEITLIVLLIDERPEEVTDWQRQVKSAEVISSTFDEPAQRHAQVAEIVMEKAKRLVEHKRDVVILLDSITRLARAYNTIAPPSGKVLSGGLDSNALQRPKRFFGAARNIEHGGSLTILATSLVDTGSRMDDVIFEEFKGTGNMEVHLDRRLADKRLFPAIDINQSGTRKEELLVDRDRLNKMWILRKVLSPLGTMEAMEFLMDKIGGTKNNQEFLQSMNR; encoded by the coding sequence ATGCATCTTGCTGAACTCAAGCAGAAAACGATCGGTGAACTCAATGAGCTCGCCCGAGAACTCAAAATTGATGGGGCTCCTAATCTTCGCAAGCAAGAGCTCATCTTCTCCATTCTTCAAGGGCAGACAGAGAAAAATGGGGTGATTTTTGGCGAAGGTGTGCTTGAAACGTTATCGGATGGTTTTGGTTTTCTCAGGGCTCCGGATTCAAACTATTTACCAGGTCCCGACGATATCTACATCTCGCCCTCACAAATCCGACGTTTTAATCTCCGTACCGGGGATATTGTCTCGGGGCAAATCCGGCCCCCCAAAGAAGGCGAACGGTATTTTGCGCTGCTGAAGGTCGAAAAGATCAACTACGACGACCCTGAGGTGCAACGGGATAAAATTCTCTTTGATAATTTAACCCCGCTCTACCCGGAGGAACGTATTAACCTGGAATTTGATCCGGAAGAATATTGCACACGAGTCATGGAGCTCACGACTCCAATCGGCAAAGGACAGCGCGGTCTCATCGTGGCCGCTCCGAGGACCGGAAAGACGATGCTCTTGCAAGCCATGGCCAGGGCAATTCTCAGTAACCATTCCGAGATTACGTTAATTGTGTTGTTGATAGATGAACGTCCCGAAGAAGTGACGGATTGGCAGCGACAAGTCAAGTCTGCGGAAGTGATCAGTTCGACGTTTGATGAGCCGGCACAGCGTCATGCCCAAGTTGCCGAGATTGTCATGGAAAAAGCCAAACGACTCGTCGAACATAAACGGGATGTGGTGATTCTGCTGGATAGTATCACACGCCTCGCACGGGCCTACAACACGATCGCGCCACCAAGCGGCAAGGTCTTATCCGGTGGTCTGGATTCCAATGCCCTCCAAAGACCTAAACGGTTTTTTGGCGCTGCGCGAAATATCGAACATGGCGGGAGTTTGACGATTTTAGCTACATCGTTGGTGGATACAGGTAGCCGGATGGATGACGTCATTTTTGAAGAATTCAAGGGGACGGGCAACATGGAAGTCCATCTCGACCGTCGCCTGGCAGATAAACGGTTGTTCCCAGCTATCGACATTAATCAATCGGGGACTCGAAAAGAAGAGTTGCTGGTTGACCGAGATCGCCTCAATAAAATGTGGATTCTGCGGAAAGTGCTTAGTCCTCTTGGAACTATGGAGGCCATGGAATTTCTCATGGACAAGATTGGTGGAACGAAGAATAATCAAGAGTTTCTGCAGTCGATGAATCGATGA
- a CDS encoding carbon starvation protein A produces MTPLQTVGWIGLAILCAVAFGHVVGIINPTEKVNGLWLIVAASCFYVLAYRFYGRFLARKVMNLDDRRRTPAHRLEDGTNFYPANKYILFGHHFAAIAGAGPLLGPILAAQFGYVPGFLWIVIGAVLAGAVQDFVILVASMRRNGRSLPEIAHAEIGPVTGLATAIAVLFIVIVALAGLGLAVVNALHQNAWGVFTIAMTIPIAFLMGIYLQKLRPGRIGEMSLLGVSLLTIAIIAGRTVAQSEWAEWFLLDRRTLVWGLAIYGFFASVLPVWMLLVPRDYLSTFMKLGVVLLLGIGVIVLAPVIEMPRTTEFIHGQGPIIPGALFPFLFITIACGAISGFHSLVSSGTTPKLIGQESQAMVGYGAMLLESFVGVIALVAACLLVPGDYFAINTRLPFDVLSSMGFPVSQIHELSHMVEVDVSGRPGGAVSLAVGMASIFSALPGMSGLMAYWYQFALLFEALFILTTIDAGTRVARYLVQELGSHAYEPLKHINWWPGVIGCSALVVSAWGYLIGTGSIATIWPMFGAANQLLGMLALCIATTILIKMNKAQYLWVTFVPMMVVGMITLAGCYELFHLFLHRALTGGSEQALTMWINTVLVGVVAILAVVVLIDSFMKWYGYLIMKRPYTSSEVIEGEGIQLPAGPCC; encoded by the coding sequence ATGACACCCCTGCAGACCGTAGGATGGATTGGACTCGCGATACTCTGTGCTGTGGCTTTCGGACACGTGGTCGGAATCATCAATCCAACGGAAAAAGTCAATGGACTCTGGCTAATCGTCGCGGCTTCCTGCTTCTACGTCTTGGCTTACCGTTTTTACGGCAGATTCCTGGCCAGGAAAGTGATGAATCTTGACGATCGAAGACGAACGCCTGCCCACCGTTTGGAAGATGGAACGAACTTTTATCCCGCGAATAAATACATTCTCTTCGGACACCATTTTGCGGCGATCGCCGGCGCTGGTCCGCTGCTGGGCCCCATCTTGGCGGCGCAATTTGGCTATGTGCCTGGCTTTCTTTGGATTGTGATCGGTGCGGTCCTGGCTGGCGCGGTTCAAGACTTCGTCATCCTCGTCGCATCCATGCGACGGAATGGCCGGTCACTGCCCGAGATTGCCCATGCCGAGATCGGCCCTGTGACCGGATTGGCCACAGCTATTGCCGTCTTGTTCATCGTCATCGTGGCCCTGGCAGGCTTGGGACTTGCCGTGGTGAATGCCCTTCATCAAAACGCATGGGGAGTCTTTACGATCGCCATGACCATTCCCATCGCCTTTCTGATGGGAATTTATCTCCAGAAACTTCGCCCTGGCCGAATCGGCGAGATGTCCCTGCTCGGAGTCTCGCTTCTGACTATCGCCATTATTGCGGGAAGAACCGTGGCGCAATCGGAGTGGGCGGAATGGTTTCTGCTTGACCGGAGAACCCTGGTCTGGGGATTGGCGATCTATGGTTTTTTCGCGTCCGTGCTTCCCGTCTGGATGCTGCTCGTGCCCAGGGACTATCTTTCCACGTTTATGAAACTCGGAGTCGTGCTGTTACTGGGCATTGGCGTCATCGTATTAGCCCCGGTGATCGAAATGCCGCGCACCACTGAATTTATCCATGGCCAAGGCCCAATTATCCCCGGCGCCTTATTCCCGTTTCTATTCATCACGATCGCCTGCGGCGCTATTTCAGGGTTTCACTCTCTGGTTTCATCAGGTACCACACCCAAACTCATCGGACAAGAATCACAAGCGATGGTCGGCTATGGCGCCATGCTGCTAGAAAGTTTTGTTGGCGTGATCGCACTGGTAGCGGCCTGTCTACTCGTTCCTGGAGACTACTTTGCCATTAATACAAGGCTCCCGTTCGATGTGCTGTCCTCCATGGGATTCCCGGTATCGCAGATACATGAACTGTCTCACATGGTCGAGGTTGATGTATCGGGAAGGCCGGGCGGAGCGGTTTCCCTCGCCGTGGGGATGGCGTCCATATTCTCGGCGCTCCCGGGGATGTCTGGGCTCATGGCCTATTGGTATCAGTTTGCGCTTTTATTCGAAGCGCTGTTTATCCTGACGACGATCGATGCGGGCACCCGGGTGGCCAGGTATCTCGTCCAGGAACTCGGAAGCCACGCCTACGAACCGCTCAAACACATCAATTGGTGGCCGGGAGTCATCGGATGTAGTGCGTTGGTCGTGAGTGCATGGGGATACCTCATTGGAACAGGATCAATCGCTACAATCTGGCCCATGTTTGGCGCGGCGAATCAGTTGCTGGGCATGCTGGCCTTATGTATCGCCACGACGATTTTGATCAAGATGAACAAAGCGCAATACCTTTGGGTGACCTTCGTCCCGATGATGGTTGTTGGCATGATTACGCTGGCCGGTTGTTACGAATTGTTTCACCTTTTCTTACATCGAGCCTTAACCGGGGGAAGCGAACAGGCCCTGACGATGTGGATCAATACGGTCTTGGTCGGAGTTGTGGCGATTTTAGCCGTGGTCGTGCTCATTGACAGCTTCATGAAATGGTATGGGTATCTCATCATGAAACGGCCGTACACCAGTAGCGAAGTGATTGAAGGAGAAGGTATTCAACTGCCCGCAGGCCCCTGCTGTTGA
- a CDS encoding YajQ family cyclic di-GMP-binding protein, with protein sequence MASQYSFDVVSKIDMQEMKNAVDQTTKEISQRFDFKGSKTELTLKEKERELEIVSDDEYKLNAVVDILKGKCIKRHISLKGLNFGKVEDALGSTVRQKIGIQSGIPDDKAKAITKAIKEKKIKAQAQIQGDQIRVQSKSKDDLQTVITFLKQEDFGIDLTFENYR encoded by the coding sequence ATGGCTAGTCAATATTCGTTCGATGTCGTCTCAAAAATCGACATGCAAGAAATGAAGAATGCGGTCGACCAAACAACCAAAGAAATCAGTCAGCGATTTGATTTTAAGGGGTCGAAAACTGAGCTCACGCTGAAGGAAAAGGAACGAGAGCTTGAGATTGTGTCAGACGACGAGTACAAGCTCAACGCGGTGGTGGACATCCTGAAAGGCAAATGTATCAAACGTCACATTTCCTTAAAAGGGCTGAATTTTGGGAAAGTGGAAGACGCCCTGGGCAGCACGGTCCGTCAAAAAATCGGAATTCAAAGCGGCATACCGGACGATAAGGCGAAAGCCATCACCAAAGCGATCAAGGAAAAAAAGATCAAGGCTCAGGCGCAAATTCAAGGAGACCAGATACGCGTACAGAGTAAAAGTAAGGATGATCTCCAGACGGTCATCACCTTTTTAAAACAAGAAGACTTTGGTATTGACCTCACGTTCGAAAATTACCGGTAG
- a CDS encoding EVE domain-containing protein, which yields MPQYWLLKSEPKTFSIDDLAASPDQTTCWEGVRNYQARNFLHAMKQGDQAFFYHSNAEPPGIVGTVKIVNEAYPDYHAFDATNQYYDSKSTQESPRWFMVDVKFVKKFTVDLSLSRLRTVPGLRNMELLRKGSRLSVQPVRPQEWKCILQLAQHS from the coding sequence ATGCCTCAGTACTGGTTGTTGAAATCAGAACCCAAGACATTTTCCATCGACGATCTGGCAGCTTCTCCTGATCAAACAACCTGCTGGGAAGGTGTAAGAAATTACCAGGCCAGAAATTTTTTACATGCGATGAAGCAAGGAGATCAAGCCTTCTTCTACCACAGTAATGCCGAACCTCCGGGCATTGTTGGTACCGTAAAGATTGTCAATGAAGCCTACCCAGATTACCATGCCTTTGACGCGACGAATCAGTACTATGACTCAAAGAGCACTCAGGAATCGCCCCGATGGTTCATGGTAGATGTGAAGTTCGTCAAGAAATTCACGGTTGACCTGTCGCTCTCTCGACTTCGAACGGTACCAGGGTTACGAAACATGGAACTCCTTCGAAAAGGCTCCCGGCTGTCCGTCCAGCCAGTGCGTCCCCAGGAGTGGAAGTGTATCCTTCAACTTGCCCAGCATTCGTGA